A single window of Streptomyces griseoviridis DNA harbors:
- the secG gene encoding preprotein translocase subunit SecG: MGFSIALIVFSLLMMLLVLMHKGKGGGLSDMFGGGMQSSVGGSSVAERNLDRITVVIGLLWFACIIVLAIIMKTNT, translated from the coding sequence CTGGGGTTCTCGATCGCCCTGATCGTCTTCAGCCTGCTGATGATGCTGCTGGTGCTGATGCACAAGGGGAAGGGCGGCGGCCTCTCCGACATGTTCGGCGGCGGCATGCAGTCGTCCGTCGGCGGCTCCTCGGTCGCCGAGCGCAACCTCGACCGCATCACCGTGGTGATCGGCCTGCTCTGGTTCGCCTGCATCATCGTCCTCGCCATCATCATGAAGACGAACACCTGA
- a CDS encoding phosphoglycerate kinase produces MKTIDELLAEGVDGKRVFVRADLNVPMADGLITDDGRIRAVLPTVKALADAGAKVVVASHLGRPKGAPDPAFSLLQAAERLGELLGTPVAFAQDTVGPAAHGAVDGLEPGQVAVIENLRFNAGETAKDDIERGEFADRLAALADVYVGDGFGAVHRKHASVFDLPARLPHYAGYLIATEVGVLKKLTEDVKRPYVVALGGAKVSDKLAVIDELLGKADRLLIGGGMAYTFLKAQGHEIGVSLLQEDQLPAVTEYIERAAKTGVELVLPVDVLVAPAFPDLSSKAPANPTTVAADAIPADSMGLDIGPESRKLYASKLADAATVFWNGPMGVFEHPDYAEGTRAFAQALLDSPAFTVVGGGDSAAAVRQLDFDETAFGHISTGGGASLEYLEGKTLPGLAALED; encoded by the coding sequence ATGAAGACGATCGACGAACTCCTCGCCGAAGGCGTCGACGGCAAGCGGGTCTTCGTCCGCGCCGACCTGAACGTCCCGATGGCGGACGGCCTCATCACCGACGACGGCCGGATCCGCGCCGTCCTGCCGACCGTCAAGGCCCTCGCCGACGCGGGCGCCAAGGTGGTCGTCGCCTCGCACCTCGGACGCCCCAAGGGCGCTCCCGACCCCGCCTTCTCCCTGCTCCAGGCCGCCGAGCGGCTCGGTGAACTCCTCGGCACGCCCGTCGCGTTCGCCCAGGACACCGTCGGCCCCGCCGCGCACGGCGCGGTGGACGGCCTGGAGCCCGGCCAGGTCGCCGTCATCGAGAACCTGCGCTTCAACGCGGGCGAGACCGCCAAGGACGACATCGAGCGCGGCGAGTTCGCGGACCGGCTCGCCGCCCTCGCCGACGTCTACGTCGGCGACGGCTTCGGCGCCGTGCACCGCAAGCACGCCTCGGTCTTCGACCTCCCGGCCCGGCTCCCGCACTACGCCGGCTACCTCATCGCCACCGAGGTCGGCGTCCTCAAGAAGCTCACCGAGGACGTCAAGCGGCCCTACGTCGTCGCCCTCGGCGGCGCCAAGGTCTCCGACAAGCTCGCCGTCATCGACGAACTGCTCGGCAAGGCCGACCGGCTGCTGATCGGCGGCGGCATGGCCTACACCTTCCTCAAAGCCCAGGGCCACGAGATCGGCGTCTCCCTCCTTCAGGAGGACCAGCTCCCGGCCGTCACCGAGTACATCGAACGGGCCGCCAAGACCGGCGTCGAACTGGTTCTGCCGGTCGACGTGCTGGTGGCGCCCGCGTTCCCGGACCTCAGCAGCAAGGCCCCGGCGAACCCCACCACCGTCGCCGCGGACGCGATCCCCGCCGACAGCATGGGCCTGGACATCGGCCCTGAGTCCCGCAAGCTCTACGCCTCGAAGCTCGCCGACGCGGCCACCGTCTTCTGGAACGGCCCCATGGGCGTCTTCGAACACCCCGACTACGCCGAGGGCACCCGGGCCTTCGCCCAGGCCCTCCTCGACTCGCCGGCCTTCACGGTCGTCGGCGGTGGCGACTCCGCCGCCGCCGTGCGCCAGCTGGACTTCGACGAGACGGCGTTCGGACACATCTCGACCGGTGGCGGCGCCTCCCTCGAATACCTCGAGGGCAAGACGCTCCCCGGCCTCGCCGCACTGGAGGACTGA
- the tpiA gene encoding triose-phosphate isomerase, with product MSTRTPIMAGNWKMNLNHLEAIAHVQKLAFALADKDYEAVEVAVLPPFTDLRSVQTLVDGDKLRIKYGAQDISAQDSGAYTGEISGSMLAKLKCTYVAVGHSERRQYHQETDEIVNAKVKAAFKHGLTPILCVGEELQVREAGEHVAHTLGQVEGGLKDLPAEQAESVVIAYEPVWAIGTGKVCGADDAQEVCAAIRGKLAELYTQELADKVRIQYGGSVKSGNVAEIMAQTDIDGALVGGASLDTDEFVKIVRFRDQ from the coding sequence ATGAGCACCCGCACGCCGATCATGGCGGGCAACTGGAAGATGAACCTCAACCACCTTGAGGCCATCGCCCACGTCCAGAAGCTCGCCTTCGCCCTGGCAGACAAGGACTACGAGGCCGTCGAGGTCGCCGTCCTGCCGCCCTTCACCGACCTGCGCTCCGTGCAGACGCTGGTCGACGGTGACAAGCTCAGGATCAAGTACGGCGCCCAGGACATCTCGGCGCAGGACTCCGGTGCCTACACCGGCGAGATCTCCGGCTCCATGCTGGCCAAGCTGAAGTGCACGTACGTGGCCGTCGGCCACTCCGAGCGCCGCCAGTACCACCAGGAGACCGACGAGATCGTCAACGCCAAGGTGAAGGCCGCGTTCAAGCACGGCCTGACCCCGATCCTCTGCGTCGGCGAGGAACTGCAGGTCCGCGAGGCGGGCGAGCACGTCGCCCACACCCTCGGACAGGTCGAGGGCGGCCTCAAGGACCTGCCCGCCGAGCAGGCCGAGTCCGTCGTGATCGCCTACGAGCCGGTCTGGGCCATCGGCACCGGCAAGGTCTGCGGCGCCGACGACGCGCAGGAGGTCTGCGCCGCCATCCGCGGCAAGCTCGCCGAGCTGTACACCCAGGAGCTGGCCGACAAGGTCCGCATCCAGTACGGCGGCTCCGTGAAGTCGGGCAACGTCGCCGAGATCATGGCGCAGACCGACATCGACGGCGCCCTCGTCGGCGGCGCCTCGCTCGACACCGACGAGTTCGTCAAGATCGTGCGCTTCCGCGACCAGTGA